Part of the Candidatus Zixiibacteriota bacterium genome is shown below.
GATGAGGCCCGCCAACGCCTCAACGCCGCCGTCCAGGATGGCGAAAAAATCGCCGCCCAGATCAAGGACAACGCGCGGAACGAAGCCCGCGAGATGATGGAGCGCTCCAAGGGCGAACTCGAGCAGGATGTCGCCAAGGCGCGTATCCAGCTCAAGGAAGAAATCGTCAACATGACGATCGGCGCCACCGAGCGCATTATCCACGAGCGGCTCGATCAGCAGAAACATCGCGATCTGATCAACCGCTTTATCGATGACGTCGAGAAGGTGAAGTAAGAGGAATCCGGCTGTGGACGCCCAATTGATCGCCCGCCGCTACGCCGGCGGTCTCTTCGAATTGACTGAGGAGAAAAAGGTCTCCGACGAAGTCAACCGCGACTTCAACGAACTGGCCAACCTGCTCCGGCAGGATCGCGCGCTGCTGCAATTTCTCGCCGCGCCGCAACTGCTCGACAGCGACAAGCACGCCGTCGTCGAAACGGCCTTTCGCGGCAAAGTCGCCGACTATCTCTACAGCCTGATCCAACTCGTCGTCGCCAAACACCGCACCAATTTCCTCGTCGAAATCGCGGCCGAGTACGAGAAGCTTTACAACGAAAGTCGCGGCATCGTCGCGACCCGTCTGATCACCGCCGTGCCGCTGACCGAGGCCGAACTGGCGGCGATCAAAACGAAATTGAATCGGATCACCGGCAAGCAAATCGACCTCGAAACTGAAGTCGATCCCAAGATCATCGCCGGTGTCATCGCCATCGTCGGTGACAAAATCATTGACCGCTCCGTCCGCCACGACCTCGCGGTCCTGCGCGAACGGCTGCTGGAGCTGAAAGTTATCTGACCGCTGGGCGCGGTTTGTGCGCCCGCTTGAGATATGAAAAGAATGCTTATCATAGAGGAGCTGAGCTAATGGCTCTTAAACCGGAAGAAGTCAGTTCGATCATCAAACAGCAGATCGCTGGCTATCAGAGCAAGCTGGAAATGGAGTCGGTCGGCACCGTGCTCCAGGTCGGCGACGGCATCGCCCGCGTCTGGGGCTTGCAGGATGCCCAGATGTCCGAGCTGGTCACGTTTCCCGGCGATGTCACCGGCGTCGTGCTCAATCTTGAAGCCGACAACGTCGGCGTCGCCATCATGGGTGACGACCGCCAAATCAACGAAGGCGACACCGTCCGCCGCACCGGCCGTATCGCGTCGGTGCCGGTCGGCGAGGCCATGATCGGCCGCGTCGTCAGCCCGATCGGCGAACCGCTCGACGGCAAAGGCCCGATCGCGACCAAGGAATACCGCAACATCGAATCGGTCGCGCCCAACGTCGTCCAGCGCCAGCCCGTGAAAGAGCCGCTGCAAACCGGCCTCAAGGCCATTGACTCGATGATCCCGATCGGCCGCGGTCAGCGCGAACTGATCATCGGCGACCGCCAGACCGGCAAGACCGCCATCGCGATCGACACCATCATCAACCAGAAGGGCACCGGCGTTATTTGCATCTACGTCGCCATCGGCCAGAAGCAATCCACGATCGCGCAGGTCGTCGGCGTGCTCGAATCCCATGGTGCCATGGACTACACGATCATCGTCTCGGCTTCCGCTAATACGCCGGCGCCGCTGCAGTTCTTCGCGCCCTACGCCGGTGTGGCGATGGGCGAATATTTCATGCACAAGCAGAAACACGTACTCTGCGTCTACGACGATTTGTCCAAACACGCCGCGGCCTATCGCCAGCTCTCGCTGCTGCTGCGCCGCCCGCCGGGTCGCGAGGCTTATCCCGGTGACGTGTTCTATTTGCACTCGCGTCTGCTCGAACGCGCCGCCAAACTCTCCGAGGATCTTGGCGGCGGTTCGCTCACCGCGCTGCCGATCATCGAGACCCAGGCCGGCGACGTCTCGGCTTACATCCCGACCAATGTCATCTCGATCACCGACGGCCAGATCTTTCTCGAATCCGACTTGTTCTATTCCGGCACCCGTCCGGCGATCAACGTCGGTATCTCGGTCTCGCGCGTCGGCGGTAATGCCCAGACCAAGGCCATGAAGAAGGTTGCCGGGCGCTTGCGTCTCGACCTCGCCCAGTACCGCAACCTCGCGGCCTTCGCCCAGTTCGGCTCCGACCTCGACGAAGCCACTCAGGCGCAGTTGACCCGTGGTTCGCGCACGGCGGAAATTCTCAAGCAGGGGCAGTACGTCCCGATGCCGCTGGAAAAGCAGGTCGCCATCATCTGGGTCGCCGTCAATGGCCACCTCGACAACGTGCCGCTCGAACGCGTCAAGGAGTTCGAAGAGAAGTTTTACCCGTACATCGAGAAGAACTATCCCGATATCCTGCACGTCATTCGCGACACGCGCGTGCTCGATGATGCGACCGAAGGAAAGCTGAAGGAAGCCACCGCGAAATTCAAAGCGGAGTTCATGAAGTAATCCATGGCTAACCTCCGCGATATCCGCAAGCGCATCCGTGCCGTCAAGAGCACGACGCAAATCACCAAGGCCATGGAAATGGTCGCGGCCGCGCGCTTGCGCAAGGCCCAGCAGATGGTCGAGCAGTCGCGGCCCTACGCCGAGAAGATGCGCCTCATCCTCGAGGAAATCTCCGCGGCCGCCGCTTCGATCGAACACCCGTACTTCGAGCAGCGCGAGGTGAAACGCAAGATTCTCGTCGTCTTCACCTCCGATCGCGGCCTCTGCGGCTCCTACAACACCAACGTCATCCGTCAGGGCGTCAAATGGCTGCGCGAAAACGAGCAGTCCGAACCGCGCCTGGTGCTCGTTGGCAAGAAGGGCGAAGATTTCTTCCGCCGTCAGAAGTGGCCGATCATCCGCGTTTTCAAGGGTATGCAGGGACGCATGAACCTCGACGTCGTGCGCGATCTGCGCCAATATCTCACCGGCCTGTTCACCTCCGGCGATGCCGACCAGGTGCAGTTGCTCTACACGCGGTTCCTGTCGACGGTTTCGTATCGCGTCGGTGTCCACGGCTTCCTGCCGATCCAACCGCCGCAGACCGAAGACCAGAAAATCAAGAACTACATCTTCGAGCCCGACCCCGAGCACATCTTCGAGGCGCTCATGCCGTCGTACGCGCTCACCATCATCCAGATGGCACTGGCCGACACGTTTGCCTCCGAGCACGGCGCCCGTATGATCGCGATGGGACAGGCCACCAAAAATGCCAACGAAATGATCGACACCCTGACTTTGCAATACAACAAAGCGCGCCAGGGATTGATCACCAAGGAACTGCTCGAAATCGTCACCGGCGCCGAGGCCCTGAAGGGATAATCGATGCAATCGCACCCAACAT
Proteins encoded:
- the atpG gene encoding ATP synthase F1 subunit gamma, translated to MANLRDIRKRIRAVKSTTQITKAMEMVAAARLRKAQQMVEQSRPYAEKMRLILEEISAAAASIEHPYFEQREVKRKILVVFTSDRGLCGSYNTNVIRQGVKWLRENEQSEPRLVLVGKKGEDFFRRQKWPIIRVFKGMQGRMNLDVVRDLRQYLTGLFTSGDADQVQLLYTRFLSTVSYRVGVHGFLPIQPPQTEDQKIKNYIFEPDPEHIFEALMPSYALTIIQMALADTFASEHGARMIAMGQATKNANEMIDTLTLQYNKARQGLITKELLEIVTGAEALKG
- the atpF gene encoding F0F1 ATP synthase subunit B — encoded protein: MEQILKALNIEIPQLITHIIGFLLALWVLKKFAWKPILAVLDERREKIQSSFDDIEAKKAAAEKLHQDYEAKLRAIDDEARQRLNAAVQDGEKIAAQIKDNARNEAREMMERSKGELEQDVAKARIQLKEEIVNMTIGATERIIHERLDQQKHRDLINRFIDDVEKVK
- the atpH gene encoding ATP synthase F1 subunit delta, producing MDAQLIARRYAGGLFELTEEKKVSDEVNRDFNELANLLRQDRALLQFLAAPQLLDSDKHAVVETAFRGKVADYLYSLIQLVVAKHRTNFLVEIAAEYEKLYNESRGIVATRLITAVPLTEAELAAIKTKLNRITGKQIDLETEVDPKIIAGVIAIVGDKIIDRSVRHDLAVLRERLLELKVI
- a CDS encoding F0F1 ATP synthase subunit alpha produces the protein MALKPEEVSSIIKQQIAGYQSKLEMESVGTVLQVGDGIARVWGLQDAQMSELVTFPGDVTGVVLNLEADNVGVAIMGDDRQINEGDTVRRTGRIASVPVGEAMIGRVVSPIGEPLDGKGPIATKEYRNIESVAPNVVQRQPVKEPLQTGLKAIDSMIPIGRGQRELIIGDRQTGKTAIAIDTIINQKGTGVICIYVAIGQKQSTIAQVVGVLESHGAMDYTIIVSASANTPAPLQFFAPYAGVAMGEYFMHKQKHVLCVYDDLSKHAAAYRQLSLLLRRPPGREAYPGDVFYLHSRLLERAAKLSEDLGGGSLTALPIIETQAGDVSAYIPTNVISITDGQIFLESDLFYSGTRPAINVGISVSRVGGNAQTKAMKKVAGRLRLDLAQYRNLAAFAQFGSDLDEATQAQLTRGSRTAEILKQGQYVPMPLEKQVAIIWVAVNGHLDNVPLERVKEFEEKFYPYIEKNYPDILHVIRDTRVLDDATEGKLKEATAKFKAEFMK